Proteins encoded in a region of the Acidimicrobiales bacterium genome:
- a CDS encoding 30S ribosomal protein S7, whose amino-acid sequence NYSRDRRERTMAERLANEIMDASNGLGSSVKRREDLHKMADANKAFAHYRW is encoded by the coding sequence AACTACTCACGGGATCGCCGCGAGCGGACGATGGCCGAGCGACTGGCCAACGAGATCATGGATGCCTCCAACGGCCTCGGCTCGTCGGTGAAGCGTCGCGAAGATCTGCACAAGATGGCCGACGCCAACAAAGCGTTCGCCCACTACCGCTGGTAG